A genomic segment from Spinacia oleracea cultivar Varoflay chromosome 3, BTI_SOV_V1, whole genome shotgun sequence encodes:
- the LOC110783019 gene encoding putative RING-H2 finger protein ATL69: MYLVINKEKNMKNTSNNNLIVFLLISLHFLCYIPNTSNADPNNNNNNNNNNKTFSWTSPTSSDSNKNSSEYRTLVAVVTTFVVFFLICLTLALCILMSRRNSQQQQQQQQQQQQSVVTDTTYTDSGRPSVTVVDVVAGLDQITINSYPMVVIGESRRQIKPGDDRNCPICLTDYFSGDTLKMLPGCLHRYHADCIDPWLSNKATCPICRTSPPPNP; this comes from the coding sequence atgtATTTGGTAATTAACAAggaaaaaaacatgaaaaatacTAGCAACAATAACCTCATCGTATTCCTTCTCATATCCCTCCATTTCCTTTGTTACATACCAAACACGAGCAACGCCgaccccaacaacaacaacaacaacaacaacaacaacaaaaccttCTCATGGACATCTCCAACATCTTCCGACTCCAACAAAAACTCGTCCGAATACCGCACATTAGTAGCGGTCGTAACAACATTCGTCGTATTTTTTCTCATTTGCCTTACCCTTGCTTTGTGCATTCTAATGTCAAGAAGAAAttctcaacaacaacaacaacaacaacaacaacaacaacaatcagTTGTTACTGATACGACGTACACCGATTCTGGTAGACCGAGTGTTACGGTAGTGGATGTCGTCGCTGGACTCGATCAGATCACGATTAACTCGTATCCAATGGTGGTTATCGGCGAGAGTAGGCGGCAGATTAAACCGGGTGATGATCGGAATTGTCCTATTTGTTTGACGGATTACTTTTCCGGCGATACCTTGAAGATGTTGCCGGGTTGTCTTCATCGATACCATGCTGATTGTATTGATCCGTGGTTGAGTAATAAAGCTACTTGCCCTATTTGTAGAACTTCACCTCCTCCGAATCCTTGA
- the LOC110783021 gene encoding putative RING-H2 finger protein ATL21A, translated as MNNSSNLKLLISPFIITLLFLYITNTTHASGQCNTTQCEKSFVTIEFPFYLKNTQPESCGIPGFELQCNKSTTIFNLPIAGNFTVNDINYHSREIKLSDPNNCLPKKLLSLDLNNITKTPFRPPEESLQFTLYNCTGDRFPLNYVIDCLSGSGYTVVSGNSGIFINVTDYSNCTYARNVTLPSSLGKVFSDLQLRYASGFTLTWDKQRCNNKSCKDSSHTARDAGISVVVVIVFMLMLCYFCQPAQKWILIKR; from the exons atgaaTAATTCTAGCAACCTAAAATTGCTAATATCTCCTTTCATCATCACCCTCCTTTTCCTATACATAACAAACACAACCCACGCCAGCGGCCAATGCAACACCACACAATGCGAAAAAAGCTTCGTCACAATCGAATTCCCCTTCTATCTAAAAAACACTCAGCCGGAATCATGCGGCATTCCCGGGTTCGAACTCCAATGCAACAAATCAACAACCATATTCAATCTCCCGATCGCCGGAAACTTCACCGTCAATGACATAAACTACCACTCCAGAGAAATAAAACTCAGTGATCCAAACAATTGTCTTCCAAAAAAGTTACTATCCCTTGACCTAAACAATATTACTAAAACCCCGTTCCGGCCACCGGAAGAAAGTTTGCAGTTTACGCTGTATAACTGTACCGGCGATCGTTTTCCGTTGAATTATGTAATTGATTGTCTAAGTGGGTCGGGTTATACGGTTGTGAGTGGTAATTCGGGGATATTTATTAATGTTACTGATTACTCTAATTGTACTTATGCACGGAATGTTACGCTACCGTCGTCGTTAGGGAAGGTGTTTTCTGATCTTCAGTTGAGGTATGCTTCGGGGTTTACACTTACTTGGGATAAGCAGAGGTGCAACAATAAGTCATGTA AGGACTCGTCGCACACTGCGCGAGATGCAGGCATATCTGTGGTGGTAGTAATAGTGTTTATGTTAATGTTGTGCTATTTTTGCCAACCAGCACAAAAATGGATTCTTATCAAAAGATAA